Proteins encoded within one genomic window of Malaclemys terrapin pileata isolate rMalTer1 chromosome 22, rMalTer1.hap1, whole genome shotgun sequence:
- the RLF gene encoding zinc finger protein Rlf isoform X2, with protein MWKNPVLLKILSQQPVEAEEANKLVTREGPSFLQMRVKHLMKSNCIPQATFLSKLCADSPEISNVSSFRQAYITCLCSMLPNEDSIKEIAKVDCKEVLEIICNLESEGQDNTAFILCTTYLTQQLQTATVYCSWELTLFWSKLQRRIDPSLDSFLERCRQFGIIAKTLQHLFFLIRVIQSEAEEAGLAVSILLCVRALQIRSNGNDEMKTSVCKTIACLLPVDLEVRRACQLTEFLLEPNLDGYNVLEELHLQPDQKFDEENALVPNSLRCELLLALKAYWPFDPEFWDWKTLKRHCLKLLGKEASDSEDDVSCNDMSVNETDLLETLLSDCDETKEHKYYEGGKEATNQHKERTRVKKPIGSSERYQRWLQYKFFCVLCKRECIEARILHHSKMHMEDGIYTCPVCTKKFKRKEFFVPHVMEHVKMPPSRTYRPKKKILLKKERSPQKTSTSRNSSASPEEKQQQPQPSEKNKSDTHEYVTFNQLENYHLQDRDIYPCPGTDCSRVFKQFKYLSVHLKAEHQNNDENAKHYLDMKNRREKCAFCRRHFMTSFHLQEHERVHCGPQPYMCVSMDCYARFGSVNELLNHKQMHEDLRYKCELNGCNIVFSDLGQLYHHEAQHFRDASYTCNFLGCKKFYYSKTEFQNHLAVHKIAISNGEVKETSVKLEEPISKDSCSYLAESQLVDQADNFSPYENLTLSVGSTSSQEILQIKEETVSDDDEIDSESNCSVYFGSHRTSTVVTKKQLSPLIETITQNQTISSTLISQQGVFHPSGLKEQCSHVAVFDGKKITCGFEGCSSTYKNARGMQKHLRRAHPYHFKPKKKMGIKAKDIFNLINDSQNSRTTGDLSADLRHNSDTNTDSPESLYCNTNSKGKNYLKEEICSSPETSFYEDSKVPNTEDAMLELLLGLKHLSLKSNFTANSSTLTHKPFLGSLQSYPSNDAKCPQSVVNETTSELHFQEQQDNLPTQYLTQLAAKPFFCERQGCKYEFVTREALLMHYVKKHNYSKEKVLQLNMFQHRYSPFKCHICQRSFTRKTHLRIHYRNKHQIGNEKITHKLFANEKYEHIGSCGEGKLKNNAVSTPGCCTNRDEEHIEQTEQSTEQLCHLKKEECSSETDLESSEDTDSNVTGKPSKISSLNSHREELDSREGRGSKRTVAKGNLCYILHKYHKPFHCIHKSCNSAFTNQKGLIRHYRTVHQYNKEQLCLEKDKARTKRELVKCKKIFACKYKECSKRFLCSKALAKHCSDFHNLDQLEDQKVLSETESARFRCNQPQCPAVFHTFNKLKHHLIEQHANEEELNKDFEIHCDLNGCDRIFTNYSHYSQHVYFRHSEYYGSLFGNHKEEQDNLLNDKNEQDCLKDQYDINENEKQIKEKSKKIGKNKEKHLIHFKTKEEALKMCREKSNQTQYPCMVQGCLSVVKLESSIVRHYKRTHQMTNIYIEQQTEKLVVCVKSGTMVKKEPSSESELSLNKEETREFKKENTVHTDNLHENGKHYVPNTAYDHQDTGNENQNRSAANSVVFDTGAFLYSGTLKYNHTSKTSCFEECSITEPLCKTEGLPESRENRSYFNSLPLQLPREKETEGWQHSNQNAKKNSLHTTRNKFQKHSVSRPFDLKAYKPMGFESSFLKFIQESEEKDDDDDDDELDEWECPEQFQIGGVLQKNRDLQRGVIVDNFVCENTEVSIPQNHGPSVHGQLTEIQPLLSTESTSVPSLENLRAILDKALTDCGDLALKQLHYLRPVVVLERSRFSTPLIDLFPTKKSDELCVGST; from the exons ATTGCAAAAGTGGATTGCAAAGAAGTACTAGAGATCATATGTAATTTGGAATCTGAGGGGCAAGATAACACTGCGTTTATTCTTTGTACAACATACCTTACCCAGCAACTTCAAACTGCAACCGTGTATTGCTCTTG GGAGCTGACTCTGTTCTGGAGCAAGTTGCAAAGAAGAATTGATCCTTCTTTAGATTCTTTTTTGGAGAGATGTCGGCAGTTTGGCATCATAGCTAAAACGCTACAACACTTATTCTTCCTGATTAGAGTGATACAATCTGAA GCAGAAGAAGCAGGTCTTGCTGTGTCTATTTTGTTATGTGTGAGAGCGCTTCAGATCAGATCAAATGGAAATGATGAGATGAAGACATCTGTATGTAAAACAATTGCATGCCTTTTACCAGTGGATCTTGAAGTTAGAAGAGCATGTCAGCTCACTGAGTTTTTGCTCGAGCCAAATTTGGATGGCTACAATGTGCTGGAAGAACTGCATTTGCAACCAGATCAGAAATTTGATGAAGAAAATGCACTGGTTCCAAACTCACTCCGTTGTGAGCTTCTGTTAGCTTTAAAAGCATATTGGCCATTTGATCCTGAATTTTGGGACTGGAAGACTTTAAAACGGCATTGTCTTAAACTCTTAGGGAAAGAAGCTTCTGATTCTGAAGACGATGTGAGTTGTAATGATATGTCAGTCAATGAAACTGACTTGTTAGAAACTCTTTTGAGTGATTGTGACGAGACTAAAGAACATAAATACTATGAAGGAGGAAAAGAGGCAACAAATCAACATAAAGAGAGAACAAGAGTGAAAAAGCCAATTGGATCTTCTGAAAGATACCAGAGATGGCTCCAATACAAATTCTTCTGTGTGTTATGCAAAAGAGAATGTATAGAGGCTAGAATACTACATCATTCTAAGATGCACATGGAAGATGGTATTTATACATGCCCAGTGTGTACAAAAAAGTTCAAGAGAAAGGAATTTTTTGTACCACATGTAATGGAGCATGTTAAAATGCCACCTAGTAGAACATAccgaccaaaaaagaaaatactgtTGAAAAAAGAGAGATCACCACAAAAGACCAGTACATCCAGAAACTCTTCTGCATCACCAGAAGAAAAGCAGCAGCAACCACAAccatctgaaaaaaacaaaagtgaCACACATGAATATGTCACATTTAACCAATTAGAAAATTACCATTTGCAAGACAGAGATATATATCCATGTCCTGGCACAGACTGCTCTAGAGTATTTaagcaatttaaatatttaagtgTACATCTAAAGGCTGAACATCAAAACAATGATGAAAATGCAAAACACTACTTGGATATGAAAAACAGAAGAGAGAAGTGTGCTTTTTGCCGACGTCACTTCATGACATCCTTTCATCTGCAGGAGCATGAACGAGTGCATTGTGGTCCTCAGCCTTACATGTGTGTGTCTATGGATTGTTATGCTAGATTTGGGTCAGTTAATGAATTATTAAATCACAAACAAATGCATGAAGATCTACGTTATAAGTGTGAATTAAATGGCTGCAACATAGTTTTCAGTGACTTGGGGCAGCTTTACCACCATGAAGCTCAGCATTTTAGGGATGCATCATACACATGTAACTTTCTTGGTTGCAAAAAGTTCTATTATTCAAAAACAGAATTTCAGAATCATCTTGCAGTGCATAAGATTGCAATATCAAATGGAGAAGTGAAGGAGACATCAGTTAAACTTGAAGAGCCTATTTCAAAAGACAGCTGCAGTTATCTTGCTGAGTCTCAACTGGTTGATCAAGCAGATAATTTCAGTCCATATGAAAATCTTACTTTGTCTGTGGGGTCAACAAGTTCTCAAGAAATCCTGCAGATTAAGGAAGAAACAGTCTCGGACGATGACGAAATTGATAGTGAAAGCAACTGTAGTGTTTATTTTGGGAGCCACAGAACCTCTACTGTAGTAACCAAAAAGCAGCTATCTCCTTTGATAGAAACAATAACTCAGAATCAAACAATTTCTAGTACTCTAATATCCCAACAGGGAGTCTTTCACCCTTCCGGTTTAAAAGAACAATGCTCCCATGTGGCAGTTTTTGATGGGAAAAAAATTACCTGTGGTTTTGAAGGATGTAGTTCAACATACAAAAATGCCAGAGGTATGCAAAAACATCTTCGAAGGGCTCATCCATACCATTTCAAACCTAaaaaaaagatggggatcaaAGCTAAAGATATTTTTAATCTAATCAATGATAGTCAAAACAGCAGAACTACTGGAGATCTTAGTGCAGATCTTAGGCATAATTCTGATACGAATACTGACTCTCCAGAAAGTctgtactgtaatacaaattctAAAGGAAAAAATTATCTCAAGGAAGAAATTTGTTCTTCCCCAGAAACTTCCTTTTATGAGGATTCTAAGGTGCCAAATACTGAAGATGCCATGTTGGAACTTCTCTTGGGCTTGAAACATTTAAGTTTAAAGTCTAACTTTACTGCAAATTCTTCCACTTTAACACACAAACCTTTTTTAGGGTCATTACAGTCATATCCATCAAATGATGCCAAGTGTCCTCAATCAGTTGTCAATGAAACTACCTCAGAACTTCATTTTCAAGAACAACAAGATAACTTACCTACGCAGTATCTCACTCAACTGGCAGCTAAACCATTTTTCTGTGAACGTCAAGGTTGTAAATATGAGTTTGTGACCAGAGAAGCTCTCTTAATGCATTATGTTAAAAAACATAATTATTCCAAGGAAAAAGTTCTTCAGTTAAATATGTTTCAACATCGGTATTCACCATTTAAATGCCATATTTGTCAAAGATCATTTACAAGAAAAACACACCTTAGAATTCATTATAGAAACAAACATCAAATTGGCAATGAGAAGATAACTCACAAGCTGTTTGCGAATGAAAAATATGAGCACATAGGTTCATGTGGAGAGGGCAAGCTAAAAAATAATGCAGTTTCAACACCTGGTTGCTGTACTAATAGAGATGAAGAGCATATTGAACAAACTGAGCAATCTACTGAGCAGCTATGCCACCTGAAGAAGGAAGAGTGTAGTTCTGAAACTGATTTGGAGTCCAGTGAAGACACAGATAGTAATGTAACGGGAAAGCCCTCTAAAATATCCTCTTTAAACAGCCACAGGGAAGAATTGGACTcaagagaggggagaggaagtaAAAGAACAGTTGCCAAAGGAAATTTATGTTATATATTGCATAAGTACCACAAACCATTCCATTGTATTCATAAAAGTTGCAACTCTGCCTTTACCAATCAGAAAGGCTTGATTCGTCACTATAGAACTGTACATCAGTATAACAAAGAGCAGCTTTGTTTAGAAAAAGACAAAGCAAGAACAAAAAGGGAACTCgtcaaatgtaaaaaaatatttgcatgcaAATACAAAGAATGTAGTAAACGCTTTTTATGTTCTAAGGCTCTTGCTAAGCATTGCAGTGACTTTCATAACCTTGATCAGTTAGAGGATCAAAAAGTGCTCTCTGAAACTGAATCTGCAAGATTTCGATGTAACCAGCCTCAATGCCCTGCTGTATTTCATACTTTTAACAAGCTGAAACATCACTTGATAGAACAACATGCTAATGAAGAAGAACTAAACAAAGACTTTGAAATTCATTGTGACCTTAATGGCTGTGATAGGATTTTCACAAATTACAGTCATTACTCTCAACATGTATATTTCCGCCATAGTGAATATTATGGTAGTCTCTTTGGAAATCATAAAGAGGAGCAGGATAATTTGCTTAATGATAAAAATGAACAAGACTGTTTGAAAGATCAGTATGATATAAATGAGAATGAGAAGCagataaaagaaaaatctaaGAAAATtggcaaaaataaagaaaaacatttgattcattttaaaacaaaggagGAAGCCCTGAAAATGTGCAGAGAGAAATCTAACCAGACTCAGTACCCTTGCATGGTTCAAGGGTGTCTGTCTGTAGTAAAATTGGAAAGCAGTATTGTGAGGCATTATAAACGCACACATCAGATGACCAATATTTATATAGAACAACAGACTGAGAAACTGGTAGTTTGTGTTAAAAGTGGTACAATGGTTAAAAAGGAACCCTCTTCGGAATCAGAGCTATCGTTAAATAAAGAGGAAACCAGAgagtttaaaaaggaaaatacagtGCACACAGACAACCTGCATGAAAATGGAAAACATTATGTACCAAACACTGCTTACGATCATCAAGATACAGGCAATGAAAATCAAAATAGGAGTGCAGCAAATAGTGTGGTTTTTGACACGGGTGCTTTTTTGTATTCAGGCACTTTAAAATATAACCATACTTCAAAAACCAGTTGTTTTGAAGAATGTAGTATAACAGAGCCTTTGTGTAAAACTGAAGGTTTGCCTGAAAGTAGAGAAAACCGTTCTTATTTTAACAGTTTGCCTTTGCAGTTACCAAGGGAGAAAGAGACAGAAGGCTGGCAACACAGCAAtcagaatgcaaaaaaaaattcactccACACCACAAGAAACAAGTTTCAGAAGCATTCAGTGTCCAGACCATTTGATTTAAAGGCATATAAACCAATGGGATTTGAATCTTCATTTCTAAAATTTATTCAGGAAAGTGAGgaaaaagatgatgatgatgatgatgatgaactaGATGAATGGGAGTGCCCAGAACAATTTCAAATAGGTGGTGTCTTACAAAAAAATAGAGACTTACAAAGGGGTGTGATAGTAGACAACTTTGTGTGTGAAAACACAGAAGTAAGCATACCCCAAAATCATGGACCTTCAGTGCATGGGCAGCTAACAGAAATACAGCCTTTATTATCAACTGAGTCGACATCTGTCCCTTCTTTAGAAAACTTGAGGGCCATATTGGACAAGGCACTAACAGACTGTGGAGACCTTGCCTTAAAACAACTCCATTATTTACGACCAGTAGTTGTCCTTGAAAGATccagattttccacaccccttaTAGACTTATTTCCAACAAAAAAGTCAGATGAACTTTGTGTAGGAAGTACATAA